From the genome of Pukyongia salina, one region includes:
- a CDS encoding acyl carrier protein phosphodiesterase: MNFLAHIYLSGDDEGITLGNFIADGIKGRRYLKYPMKIQKGILLHRAIDSYTDAHPTVRQSTKRLHENYGHYSGVIVDILYDHFLAKNWSLYHEMPLEEYVNNFHNLLRDNFEILPARIQRMMPYMISDNWLLSYASVQGISTILSQMNVRTKNRSRMNFAVLELEEFYDEFEAEFTSFFDDLISYTKNKLQEL; this comes from the coding sequence ATGAATTTTCTCGCACATATTTATCTTTCGGGCGATGACGAAGGAATTACACTTGGCAATTTTATAGCCGATGGGATCAAGGGAAGGCGATATCTTAAATATCCAATGAAAATTCAGAAAGGTATCCTATTACACCGTGCCATAGATAGTTATACAGACGCACACCCCACAGTAAGACAAAGTACCAAAAGACTCCACGAGAATTACGGTCATTACAGCGGAGTGATCGTAGATATTTTATACGATCATTTCCTGGCCAAGAACTGGTCTCTATATCACGAGATGCCTCTGGAAGAATACGTGAACAACTTCCATAACTTGCTACGGGATAATTTTGAGATCCTACCAGCGCGAATCCAGCGAATGATGCCTTATATGATATCGGATAACTGGTTATTAAGTTATGCCAGTGTTCAAGGAATAAGCACCATCTTATCACAAATGAACGTACGTACTAAAAACAGGTCTAGAATGAATTTTGCCGTTTTGGAACTGGAGGAATTCTACGACGAATTCGAAGCAGAGTTCACCTCCTTTTTCGATGATCTGATTTCCTATACCAAAAATAAACTTCAAGAACTATGA
- the glmM gene encoding phosphoglucosamine mutase codes for MTLIKSISGIRGTIGGKQGENLTPLDAVMYAAAYGVYIKKQRNKENYRVVVGRDARISGEMIQQLVMNTLVGLGIHVIDLGLSTTPTVEMAVTLEHADGGIILTASHNPKQWNALKLLDHNGEFLNAKAGQQILDLAASGDIIFSEVDELGRITVNDAYIDMHIDEILDLPLVNKDAIDKANFRVVVDGVNSTGGIAVPLLLEALGVHAVKLFCEPTGHFPHNPEPLKEHLTDLMEKVVAEKADFGIVVDPDVDRLAFVDENGEMFGEEYTLVAVADYVLKHKKGNTVSNMSSSRALRDVTEKHGGKYTASAVGEVNVVQMMKDTNAVIGGEGNGGIIYPELHYGRDSLVGIALFLSHLAESNVSVSELRKGYPAYFSSKKKIQLTPELDVDKILQTMEAKYASEEINTIDGVKIDFPENWVHLRKSNTEPIVRIYTEARSQQEADMLADRFIAEIESIANS; via the coding sequence ATGACCCTAATCAAATCTATTTCAGGAATTCGCGGCACAATTGGTGGAAAACAAGGAGAGAATCTTACTCCTTTAGATGCCGTAATGTATGCCGCAGCCTATGGAGTTTACATTAAAAAACAACGTAATAAAGAGAATTACAGGGTAGTAGTAGGACGCGATGCTCGAATTTCGGGAGAAATGATACAGCAACTGGTAATGAATACCCTGGTAGGCCTGGGGATTCATGTGATCGACCTTGGCCTTTCCACTACACCTACTGTAGAAATGGCGGTTACTCTGGAACATGCGGACGGGGGCATCATCCTCACTGCCAGTCATAATCCAAAACAATGGAATGCCCTTAAATTACTGGATCACAACGGAGAATTTCTAAATGCCAAAGCCGGTCAGCAGATCCTCGACCTGGCAGCTTCTGGAGATATTATTTTTTCTGAAGTAGATGAGCTGGGCCGTATTACTGTGAACGATGCCTATATCGATATGCATATAGACGAGATACTGGATCTGCCACTAGTGAATAAGGACGCCATTGACAAGGCAAATTTCAGAGTGGTTGTGGACGGAGTGAATTCAACCGGAGGGATCGCCGTACCGCTTTTACTGGAAGCCCTGGGCGTTCATGCCGTAAAATTATTTTGCGAACCTACCGGTCACTTCCCTCATAATCCAGAACCTTTAAAGGAACATTTAACAGACCTCATGGAAAAGGTAGTGGCCGAAAAAGCCGATTTTGGGATCGTCGTGGACCCCGATGTGGACCGACTCGCATTTGTGGATGAGAATGGCGAAATGTTTGGCGAAGAATATACTCTGGTTGCAGTTGCAGATTATGTGCTTAAACATAAAAAAGGTAATACGGTATCTAATATGTCTTCTTCCCGGGCCCTGAGGGATGTAACAGAGAAACATGGAGGAAAATACACGGCAAGTGCGGTAGGAGAGGTGAATGTTGTGCAGATGATGAAGGACACTAATGCTGTGATAGGCGGCGAAGGAAATGGCGGGATCATTTATCCGGAGCTGCATTACGGACGCGATAGTCTGGTAGGGATAGCTTTATTTTTAAGTCATTTGGCTGAAAGTAATGTTTCTGTAAGTGAACTTCGGAAAGGGTACCCTGCATATTTCTCGAGCAAAAAGAAGATACAGCTTACGCCGGAGCTGGATGTAGATAAGATCTTACAGACTATGGAAGCTAAATACGCTTCCGAAGAAATAAATACTATTGACGGTGTAAAAATAGATTTCCCTGAAAACTGGGTGCACCTTCGGAAATCTAATACAGAACCCATAGTAAGGATATACACAGAGGCAAGATCGCAGCAAGAAGCCGATATGCTAGCCGATAGGTTCATCGCCGAAATAGAATCGATCGCGAATAGTTAA
- a CDS encoding aminotransferase class V-fold PLP-dependent enzyme, with protein sequence MLKTTEILGTKLEAYFASFRENILGIDQTFDSPFGTKNIVYTDWTASGRLYGPIEDKMINTFGPFVANTHTETTVTGTTMTHAYHEARAIIKKHVNAGKDDVLITTGTGMTGAVNKFQRILGFKIPEQVKDQLSIKEEDRPVVFVSHMEHHSNQTSWLETIATVEVIPCDETGLFCLDNLKKLLEKYKSREIKIASITSCSNVTGLRTPYHEVAKLMHRNNGLCFVDFACSAPYINIDMHPEDEEASLDAIFLSPHKFLGGPGTTGVLIFNKKLYRNLVPDCPGGGTVDWTTPWGTHKYIENIEEREDGGTPGFLQVIKTSLVIKLKEQMGVENILNREEELLEYIFDRLEQEPVISILAGQHKNRLGVISFTIGDLHHDMAVKMLNDYYGIQTRGGCSCAGTYGHYLLGIDHEKSNEIIGKVNAGERLMKPGWVRLSIHPTITNKEIEYICDSVIDLAKNYQELAADYEFTNGKFTHKLESKSPYSPLDSSWFEL encoded by the coding sequence ATGCTTAAGACAACTGAAATATTAGGAACTAAATTGGAGGCATATTTTGCTTCCTTCAGGGAAAATATCTTGGGCATTGACCAAACTTTCGATTCGCCTTTTGGCACTAAAAATATCGTGTATACAGACTGGACGGCCAGTGGCAGATTATATGGCCCGATTGAAGATAAAATGATCAATACCTTTGGACCGTTTGTAGCCAATACTCATACCGAAACTACGGTTACCGGAACCACCATGACCCACGCCTATCACGAGGCCCGTGCCATAATAAAAAAGCATGTGAATGCCGGGAAAGACGATGTGTTGATCACTACCGGTACAGGGATGACAGGTGCGGTGAATAAGTTTCAAAGGATCCTGGGGTTTAAGATCCCCGAACAGGTAAAAGACCAGCTAAGTATAAAGGAAGAAGACAGGCCGGTTGTCTTTGTTTCGCATATGGAACATCACAGTAATCAGACCTCCTGGCTGGAAACCATTGCTACGGTGGAGGTTATTCCTTGCGACGAGACTGGTTTGTTTTGTCTTGATAATTTAAAGAAACTCCTGGAGAAGTATAAATCGAGAGAAATTAAAATCGCTTCTATTACCAGTTGTTCCAATGTTACCGGACTTAGAACCCCATATCACGAAGTGGCAAAATTAATGCACCGTAATAACGGGCTATGTTTCGTGGATTTTGCGTGCTCTGCACCTTATATAAACATCGACATGCATCCCGAAGATGAAGAAGCATCTTTGGATGCTATTTTTCTTTCCCCACATAAGTTTCTTGGTGGGCCGGGTACTACGGGAGTACTTATTTTCAATAAAAAGCTATACCGAAACCTTGTTCCAGATTGTCCCGGAGGAGGAACCGTAGATTGGACGACTCCCTGGGGAACCCATAAGTATATCGAGAATATAGAAGAAAGAGAAGATGGAGGCACCCCCGGGTTTCTTCAGGTTATAAAAACATCGCTTGTGATCAAGCTCAAAGAGCAAATGGGCGTTGAGAATATTCTAAATCGTGAAGAAGAATTATTAGAGTATATCTTCGATCGGCTGGAGCAGGAGCCAGTGATCTCCATACTGGCAGGGCAGCATAAAAACCGACTGGGCGTGATATCCTTCACTATTGGCGACCTGCATCACGACATGGCTGTTAAGATGCTGAATGATTATTACGGCATACAGACCCGAGGCGGCTGCAGCTGTGCCGGCACTTACGGTCATTACCTCCTGGGCATCGATCATGAGAAATCTAACGAGATCATTGGTAAAGTAAATGCAGGCGAGCGTCTCATGAAACCGGGATGGGTACGACTTTCGATTCACCCTACCATTACAAATAAAGAGATTGAATATATCTGCGACAGTGTGATCGATCTGGCTAAGAACTACCAGGAATTAGCTGCAGATTACGAATTTACCAACGGAAAGTTTACCCACAAATTAGAATCTAAATCTCCATATTCGCCCTTAGATTCCAGCTGGTTTGAACTTTAA
- a CDS encoding lysophospholipid acyltransferase family protein has protein sequence MRRLVYLIIYPILWLTSVMPMRLLYIKSDILSFIAYRVIGYRKKVVLDNLRLVFPQKSESERRVIAQKFYRHLCDIIFETIKNLTISEKEIRKRFQFENLELIHDLYDKDRSILLLCGHYASWEWSGILGKQIQYKGLAVYKKLGNESFDRLVKKIRGRYGAEIVTNKKIVPVLFRLAKQNIKSMTLILADQTPKPGAFKHRDTFMGIDVPVFTGSEELAKKLDFASVYLKVNKVKRGYYKASFVLLAEDPSKYPDYEITRSFLNEIEDQIKAAPEYYLWSHKRWKLRS, from the coding sequence ATGCGGCGACTGGTTTATCTGATTATCTATCCAATATTGTGGCTAACATCCGTCATGCCGATGCGATTGCTATATATTAAATCGGATATCTTGTCATTTATTGCCTACAGGGTGATTGGTTATCGTAAAAAAGTGGTACTCGATAATCTTCGATTGGTGTTCCCTCAAAAATCCGAAAGCGAACGTAGAGTGATTGCACAAAAATTCTACCGTCATTTGTGTGACATCATATTCGAAACCATCAAAAATCTAACGATTTCGGAAAAGGAAATAAGAAAACGGTTTCAGTTTGAGAATCTCGAACTCATCCATGATCTTTATGATAAAGATCGTAGCATCTTATTACTATGTGGCCATTATGCCAGTTGGGAATGGAGTGGGATCCTGGGAAAACAAATCCAATACAAAGGTTTGGCAGTATATAAGAAACTGGGTAACGAATCCTTCGACCGGCTTGTTAAAAAGATCCGAGGCCGCTATGGAGCCGAGATCGTTACCAATAAAAAAATTGTTCCGGTTTTATTCCGGCTTGCCAAGCAAAATATCAAATCTATGACCCTGATCCTGGCCGATCAAACACCAAAACCCGGGGCTTTTAAACATCGCGACACTTTTATGGGTATCGATGTCCCTGTATTCACAGGTTCGGAAGAACTGGCTAAAAAACTGGATTTCGCTTCTGTCTATCTAAAAGTCAATAAAGTAAAACGTGGATACTACAAAGCCTCCTTTGTACTTCTCGCCGAAGATCCTTCAAAATATCCGGATTATGAGATTACACGGTCCTTTTTAAACGAAATAGAAGATCAGATAAAGGCTGCTCCCGAGTATTATCTATGGTCACACAAACGATGGAAACTTAGGAGTTAA
- a CDS encoding TlpA disulfide reductase family protein → MRRYLALFITVLLFSCSEDSENYTLDGTAQGFADGTLLVVYFIEDNNQPVPADTLTVENEKFNAIFPKSDKLQLGYLASEDPRGTVIFFPENENLKATLYKDSMIASNVTGSRQNEMYTQFVKQMKEFNKRKQANSQRFQEARRQQDNILIAEIQRENVDLVNEETAYKVNFIKENGNSIFSLMLTSELLQRKEISVDVADEIVKNLPPKTASSLLAGDIMREVEKMKRADIGGVAPDFAAPTPTGEMLSLKETLGKYTIIDFWASWCKPCRRENPNVVRVYEKYHDKGLNIISVSLDREGQKERWLQAIKDDKMDWYHVSNLKFWQDPIARLYNVRSIPATFLLDENGKIIAKNLRGQALEAKISSLLGP, encoded by the coding sequence ATGAGACGATATTTAGCCCTTTTTATTACAGTTTTATTGTTTTCTTGTTCTGAAGACTCGGAAAACTATACCCTGGATGGTACAGCACAAGGATTCGCAGACGGTACCCTGCTCGTTGTTTATTTCATTGAGGATAACAATCAACCTGTTCCTGCAGATACGCTTACCGTTGAAAATGAAAAATTTAATGCCATCTTTCCGAAATCTGATAAACTACAATTAGGTTACCTGGCTTCTGAAGACCCTAGAGGTACAGTTATCTTTTTCCCGGAAAATGAAAACCTCAAAGCTACTTTATACAAGGATAGTATGATAGCGTCTAATGTAACCGGAAGTCGCCAAAATGAAATGTATACGCAGTTTGTAAAGCAGATGAAGGAATTCAATAAACGTAAGCAGGCAAATTCGCAACGTTTCCAGGAGGCTCGCCGGCAGCAGGATAATATTTTAATAGCAGAGATCCAGCGTGAAAATGTAGACTTGGTGAACGAGGAAACAGCGTATAAAGTGAATTTCATCAAAGAGAACGGCAATTCTATTTTTTCACTAATGTTAACCTCCGAACTGCTACAGCGAAAAGAAATTAGTGTTGACGTAGCAGACGAGATCGTTAAAAACTTGCCTCCCAAAACCGCCTCCTCTTTACTTGCCGGAGACATAATGCGTGAGGTGGAAAAGATGAAAAGAGCCGATATTGGTGGAGTTGCACCAGATTTTGCCGCTCCTACACCTACCGGAGAAATGCTATCCTTAAAAGAAACTCTTGGGAAATATACAATAATCGATTTCTGGGCGTCCTGGTGTAAACCCTGCCGACGGGAAAACCCCAATGTGGTTCGAGTATACGAAAAGTATCATGACAAAGGCCTAAATATCATAAGTGTGTCCCTTGATCGTGAAGGACAAAAAGAGCGCTGGCTTCAGGCTATAAAAGACGATAAGATGGATTGGTATCACGTTTCCAACTTAAAGTTCTGGCAAGATCCAATAGCTCGTTTGTATAACGTGAGGTCTATCCCGGCAACATTCCTGCTGGATGAGAATGGGAAGATCATCGCCAAGAATCTTAGAGGACAGGCACTAGAAGCTAAAATTTCTTCGTTGTTAGGTCCTTAA
- a CDS encoding rhomboid family intramembrane serine protease — translation MQNIHPATIVIIAANIIISLKGFSDFSFFEKYKFNIAGIRRGEQIRMFSSGFLHVDYAHLLFNMLTLYFFANVVIGSVGVTKFVLIYLASLIVGNLLSFYFHKDEYHYSAVGASGAVTGVLYAAILFYPDMGLFLFFIPIPIPAWIFGILYLLYSIYGMRSRHGNIGHDAHFGGAIAGYLLTIAFVPSLLEHSLWIVGLLAAPIILLFILHKLGKI, via the coding sequence ATGCAGAATATTCATCCGGCCACAATTGTAATAATTGCGGCGAACATTATTATTTCATTAAAGGGTTTTAGCGATTTTTCGTTTTTCGAGAAATACAAATTCAACATTGCCGGGATCCGCCGGGGAGAACAAATAAGGATGTTCTCATCGGGATTTTTACATGTGGATTATGCTCATCTGCTCTTCAACATGCTCACCCTTTATTTTTTCGCCAATGTGGTTATTGGTTCGGTAGGGGTTACAAAGTTTGTGCTAATCTACCTCGCCAGCTTGATCGTTGGAAACTTATTGTCGTTCTACTTCCATAAGGACGAGTATCACTACAGTGCGGTAGGAGCAAGCGGAGCTGTTACCGGGGTGTTGTATGCTGCCATTTTGTTTTACCCGGATATGGGATTATTCCTATTTTTTATCCCTATCCCCATCCCTGCATGGATATTTGGTATTCTTTATCTGCTATACTCTATTTACGGGATGCGTTCCAGGCATGGAAACATTGGGCATGATGCTCACTTTGGTGGTGCAATAGCGGGCTATTTGCTCACTATAGCCTTTGTCCCTTCCTTATTGGAACACAGTTTGTGGATCGTTGGATTACTTGCTGCACCTATCATTTTATTGTTTATCTTACATAAGCTAGGTAAAATTTAA
- a CDS encoding SIMPL domain-containing protein → MRNLVTIITLFITCTLMAQEVIKPTVDVSGEGIVRVVPDEVTISLRVENTGNNAKELKQQNDRIVNDVLSFIRSQKIEDKYVKTEYIRLSKNYDYNTKKYNYAANQSISMKLTDLDKYETLMNGLMESGINRIDGISFSSSQRSALESEARKKAVADALMKAKEYAGVLNQGVGKAISIRENVNYSPPTPLYRSAMQMDSSGGGEQTMAPGEMEVRVVIYISFELL, encoded by the coding sequence ATGAGAAATTTAGTAACCATAATCACCTTATTTATAACATGTACCCTTATGGCACAAGAAGTAATTAAACCCACGGTTGACGTCTCGGGTGAAGGAATTGTACGGGTAGTTCCTGATGAAGTAACCATCTCCCTTCGGGTAGAAAATACCGGAAATAACGCAAAGGAATTGAAGCAGCAGAATGATAGAATTGTAAATGATGTATTGTCGTTTATTCGTTCTCAGAAGATCGAGGATAAATACGTAAAGACCGAGTACATTAGACTAAGTAAGAATTACGACTATAACACCAAGAAATACAACTACGCAGCCAATCAGTCCATTTCGATGAAACTCACAGATCTCGATAAATACGAGACTTTAATGAATGGCCTCATGGAGAGTGGTATCAACCGCATTGATGGTATTTCATTTTCTTCATCTCAAAGATCGGCCTTAGAATCGGAGGCCCGAAAAAAAGCCGTAGCGGATGCGCTGATGAAAGCCAAGGAATATGCCGGAGTGCTTAACCAGGGAGTAGGAAAAGCCATTTCTATACGGGAAAACGTAAACTATTCACCGCCAACACCTTTATATCGATCTGCCATGCAAATGGACAGTTCGGGAGGAGGTGAGCAGACCATGGCCCCGGGTGAAATGGAAGTACGGGTGGTTATCTATATTAGTTTCGAACTTCTATAA